The proteins below are encoded in one region of Micromonospora yangpuensis:
- a CDS encoding ComEC/Rec2 family competence protein codes for MARKRKIVEETTASKKVKVEPADVTDLKQRLTLGGDGSLTGTRDDGNFYARFVNMGQGDCIVLKTPGGKVVLVDCGSSRTDDGLSDAYLKLFAYHNLFCDRFLSADYPQIDILILTHCDKDHFNKLKEVMKLHDGYVTVGEIYHSRELSKYSSTLSKWIQQSQTGTEWWVTCNKDTDDNGSTTLQRRGPSDTKYQPHPLGAGPPSLDPEGGLRILTEPNCTITILASGVEEKYVADDDTNDGNNRASVVTLVEVFGRKLLLCGDATWSTEEYLMTKSIWAKKYKKRLKNVNIVHVAHHGSVNTSSSPEFVQLVAPTERALISSGKVGDPGYGLPSRAVVQRYHNQFVTDGKAASAHDVWSYPNGIVTPSSAENITTPVYSTGSVVPQPLTLSPLDITWVAPG; via the coding sequence ATGGCACGCAAGCGCAAGATCGTCGAGGAAACGACCGCCAGCAAGAAGGTCAAGGTTGAGCCGGCGGACGTCACGGACCTGAAGCAGCGCCTGACGCTGGGCGGCGACGGCAGCCTGACCGGCACCCGCGACGACGGGAACTTCTACGCCCGCTTCGTCAACATGGGCCAGGGCGACTGCATCGTGCTCAAGACCCCCGGCGGGAAGGTCGTCCTGGTGGACTGCGGCTCCTCCCGGACCGACGACGGACTCTCCGACGCCTACCTGAAGCTCTTCGCCTACCACAACCTCTTCTGCGACCGGTTCCTCAGCGCCGACTATCCGCAGATCGACATCCTGATCCTCACCCACTGCGACAAGGACCACTTCAACAAGCTCAAGGAGGTTATGAAGCTGCACGACGGCTACGTCACCGTCGGCGAGATCTATCACAGCAGGGAGCTGAGTAAGTACAGCAGCACCCTCAGCAAATGGATCCAGCAGAGCCAGACCGGCACGGAGTGGTGGGTGACCTGCAACAAGGACACCGACGACAACGGCTCGACCACCCTGCAGCGCCGCGGCCCGAGCGACACCAAATACCAGCCCCACCCGCTCGGAGCCGGTCCACCCAGCCTCGATCCGGAGGGCGGGCTACGGATCCTGACCGAGCCCAACTGCACGATCACCATCCTGGCCAGTGGCGTCGAGGAGAAGTACGTCGCCGACGACGACACCAACGACGGCAACAACCGGGCCAGTGTGGTCACCCTGGTCGAGGTCTTCGGCAGGAAGCTGCTGCTCTGCGGGGACGCCACCTGGTCGACCGAGGAGTACCTCATGACGAAGAGCATCTGGGCGAAGAAGTACAAGAAGCGGCTCAAGAACGTGAACATCGTCCACGTCGCCCACCACGGCAGCGTCAACACCTCCTCCTCGCCGGAGTTCGTGCAGCTCGTCGCGCCCACCGAACGCGCGCTGATCAGCTCCGGCAAGGTCGGTGACCCGGGGTACGGGCTTCCGTCCCGCGCCGTGGTGCAGCGGTACCACAACCAGTTCGTGACAGACGGCAAAGCAGCGTCCGCACACGACGTCTGGTCGTACCCCAACGGAATCGTCACGCCGTCGTCGGCAGAGAACATCACGACCCCGGTCTACTCCACCGGATCGGTCGTGCCCCAGCCGCTCACCCTGTCGCCGTTGGACATCACCTGGGTGGCACCAGGATGA